A segment of the Triticum urartu cultivar G1812 chromosome 1, Tu2.1, whole genome shotgun sequence genome:
GTAGTAGTTCAGAACACTCTGAAGATGAGATGACTAAAGCTCTTGAGGTTTGTTGCTGTCTGTTGTCATGCCGATTTGTATTCTTCCTAGGTTGCTAGCGAGAAAAATAAGTTTAGTTTATACTCTCTTTTCCACATCTGAGATCAACTTTCAAGGCAGTTGGCGGGCCTCCAACATGGATTAGCATTTTGTAGATCAGGCCTAATCATATTATTGTTCTGTAGTTTCATATTTGTTTACTCGTTCACTTGACATGctgctttcttcttcctccctTTTTAGATGACTGTGAACTCTGGTGGCGTTGTATTCTTTGCTCTATTTAGTGCGGGTAACAATGGTTTACCAAAAGAAGAAGCAGCTGTTATAAAGTTTGCAGCGTCAAAGATGGCAACACAGGCAGAACTTTTGGGATATGAATTTGCACGGTTGCTTGGAGTCCAGACACCACAAGTATATGCGAACACCCAGTGAATACTTTAAACTTATTTTATGTGAACAATTATCATTGGATTTCTAATTCAGTTTCCTCTAAAACTGCAGGCTAGGATAGTGCATAATTCTAGTCTGGAGTGGCAGGGGATAAAACATGCCGCAGAAAAAGCACGAGAAATAGCGGTTTCAAATAATGATGAGATTGGTGAGATGACTTGCTCAGAATTGTTGGAAGCTCTTGAGCTAAGCCGATGTCTTCTTCTAATGAGGTACTGCTAGCCCCTTAGGAAAAATATGATCATGTATGCATTTTCTCACTCTGAACTgcatataagatgttaattctcACCTTGTTTGCCAGTTATTTTCATGGCTCACCCCTGCTAGAGAGTCCAAAGGCATTCAGTTCACGGCAAGCTGCGTGTATTACTTCTTCATCCCTTGGAAGGGTCTTGATGCTAGATCTGATACTCAGGAATGAGGATAGGCTCCCATGCCGCCAGCTTGGCTGGCGTGGCAATCCGGCAAACTTGATGATTTCGGATAGATCATCCTTGCCCAGTATGGACAGATTTGAGGAGTCTAAGGGCACTTTGGAAAACTCCAACCCACTGTTTTCTAATATtttccaaaaagaaaaacagttCCACTCTGCAAACGGAAGATTAGATTCTCCGGAGGTGGACCTCATGTCAGGAAAAGCAGATGCATTGAGAAGTGTACAAGAAAATGCTGAAAGTGCGAGCGGGACTTTCCACATTGTAGCAATTGACACTGGGGTGCCCCGTCGCCCACCTGCAGGGAGACGTGTCAAAGATCATGAACGGTATCCCAAAGTTGTAGAACTCATTTTGAATAACTCGGACCACTCCGCGAATATCTTATATGAAATTTCCGGTGGTAAGCTTGGGATTCCTGGACCTGATGAGGCAATCACTTCCACTGATTCTTGCTGCTCTCTTTCTGATGAAGACAATGCTGCTGCGATTCATGAATTCCGAGTGGCATTTCGTGCAGCTCTTAGGGATCTGGAGGGTTTCCATCTATTTCTTCTCCAGCTATACCAAAAATTGGATGGTGTTCTGCGAGTTTTCTCGTCCATAATTACTAAAAGCTCTGAGGAATCTGATCATAATGATATTGCAATTTCTGATTTCCCATCTCCGGGAGCCAGCTACAGTACCCCTTGTCCACCTAATAAGCACGTGAACAGTGACCCTCATAGTGACTCTGGAACGCAAAAAAATGCCACAAAGACATCTTCTGCGGGATCCCGCGGAAGCTCAGATTCTCCTATGTCCAGGGACAGTTGGAGTGGTAAACACTTGAAGGGGAGTGCAGATGCTCCCCGAAGTAGAATGACAATGAGACTTCGTGATTTTTATAAGACTCCGAAGGTAAGGGCTTCTTTTGATTTAAAATTTCCTAAGGATTCCTTTGCATTACATTCCCTAGGAATTTTTTCATCCACTCAAAACTCTTGTAAAGAATCTTCTTTTCCTGTGGTAGCGATCAAACAAACGTCGTTGCAAATaaaatcctgtaggattcaagtgggcatgACATTACAAATTTACAATCTTATGTTATTCCTATTCTTGTGCTTTTAGAATCCCGCGAATCCGAGTTTGAGGTTTCTAACTAAAAAAGTGAGGATCTAGTTGTGTTCGAAACACCATGAACGATGGTGTTGTCACATTGAAGCTGTGGGGTCAACTAAGCCCTTACCTTTGCAAAACCATCCCATAGAAGTAAAATTTCGCGTAAAAACCCAGAAGCAATGCAATTATATTTTCTCGAACTCAGTGCAATTTTTTCAATCGTGCATTTGACCCCCCACAAGTTGCAGCTCTGGTACCGGCATTGGCAATAAATATTACTTTTCTGATTGTGTTGTGTAGTCAAGTTGATTTTTTCAGTGTATAGCATATTATATTTGGGGCTGTCTTCTCTAAATTCATACAAGTGTAGCATTGATATTCAACCTCATATTTTGCCGAAAGGTTGCCCTTCAACTGACCAGCACTGACTGGTTCATGTGTATGAGGTTGACTTGTGTTTGGCAATAAAAATAATGCTGAACTTAAGTTAAGAATTTCTGTTATGATGCAATAGGTTGATGTCGATCCTGAATTGCTCAAGGAGATAGAACAATGGAATGAAGCGTTTAAGACCGACGTGATCAGATTTTGTCAGGAGAACAATTTTCATTCTGGATTCTTTGATGGAACTGAGAACAACATGGCGGCAGATGCCTACGAGTTAAAGGTGGGTGCCAAAAGATCTGGATTAGAACATAGATGAAGCTCTTTTTTCTCAAGCAGCTAGTGAGTCTGATGATGAATAACTTGCAGGTGCGCCTTGAACACATCATTGAAAGGACATCGTTGGTCTCTGATGCTGCAAATACTGAGCGACCTTCTCTCGTGGTCAACAACTTATTTATAGGTGGGGCTCTCGCTGCAAGGTCTAAGTACACCCTCCAGCATTTGGGCATTACCCATATACTATGTTTGTGTTCGAATGAGATTGGTCAATCTGATACCCAGTTTCCTGATCTTTTTCAGTACAAGAACTTTTCAGTAAGAGCGTCAACCTTTGGTTTAGTACTGTGTTATATAATTCTGATTTTTTGTATTGATGGAAAACCAACTGTGCTATCTTGTGCAGattagtgatgatgatgatgcaaACATCAGCGATCTTTTTGAAGAAGCATCAGATTTTATTGACCAGGTCGACCGTGTTGGGGGTAAGGTCCTCATCCATTGCTTTGAAGGGAAAAGCCGGAGCGCCACGGTCGTCCTTGCCTACTTGATGCTCAGAAAGTAGGAATTTTAGCTTTGTCACATCTGCATTTGATGCCGTATACTTTCCCACTTCCAAGACTAAAACTAAGATGCCACTTTTCTCAGGGGCTTCACGCTTGCGAAGGCCTGGAACTTACTAAAGAAAGTACACCGCCGCGCGCAACCGAACGACGGCTTCGCCAAGGCCCTGCTAGCTCTGGACAAGAAACTGCACGGCAAGGCGTCGATGGACTGGCAGCAGAAGCGGCCTGAGATGAAGGTGTGCCCGATATGCGGCAAGAACGTGGGGCTGAGCACCAGCTCGCTGAAGCTGCACCTGCAGAAGGCGCACAGGCGGCTGTCGCAGGGCAGCGTGGACAGCGCCATGACCATGGAGATCCAGAAGTCGATCGAGTCGCTCCGGATCAGCCGCGGCGGGAGCCTCAGCCCTTCGCAGAAGCTGGCCAAGGCGTTCGCTGACGAGCTCACCTTCTGATCTCTTGTTCTTTTGTTGTATGTACACAGGTTGGCACACTTGTACTGTAGTGAATACATGCGCTAAGAGGAACCCAACTTAGGAGAGTGAGACTCAGGTGTAATATACAGTATCAAACAAGAAATGTTCATGTTTCAAGTACAAATGTTCGGGATTCGGATCAATGCCTACAAATAAATTTCCATTTGTGCTGAGGAAAGAGAAAACATGTAGACTTTTGAATTAAAGCCAGAATAACATGTACGAATCGAAACCACCAAGCAAATTAAGGTAGTAGAGTATGGAAATTCAACTCGGTGCCCAGGCTGATATGCTCCTGGTCCGAAAAcaaatcaaaacaaatactaaaaaaatctatttttttGTGTGATAGATAATTTGATGTGTTGTCAATGTGGGTGCAGATGAGTTCGGGAGCAGAAACTCCGCGTCCCAGTAGAGTACGTATTTCCTAGTGGAAGACGTAGGCGTcgtactcgaggacgagcaggttCCCGGGGTCCGCGGACTCGACCATCCGGCTGTGCGTGTACCCGCGCGCCATCCGGAACGCGCCGGTGCCCCCCACGATCGGCCGCTCCATCACCGAGCCCAGCACCGCGCGGCCGAACATCGCCAGCGTGCTGCCGTTGTACGGCCCGTCCGTGAACACGAAGTTGAGCAACGTGGTGATCGCCACCTCCGAGAGCGAGGCGCCCGCGGTGAGCCCCTGCGCGCGGCCGATGAGGCGGGACGCCGGGTCGGCGCCCTCGCGGAGCATGTCGTCGACCACGCCCACGTAGCCGAACCCGAAGGCCGAGCCGCTGGCGCCCGCCGGCGGGgacgccaccgccgccgtcgtGCCGTTCGGCCCGGCGGTGTATATCTCGTGGAAGTAGAAGTGGAGGTGCGTCATGCCGCCAttgccggcggcggcggggacacCGTCTGCGGCCGCTGTTGCCGTCGTGGTTGCCGCCGCCAGGAAGAGTAAGGTGACGAGTGGCGCGAGGAATGGTAGCGGCTGGGCCATGAGCGACCGAGAAGATGTGGTGATAATGCCGAGTTGCTGGATGCATCCATGGTGTGTGTTCTTGTAGTTGTAGGAATGGAACAACAGCTTGGATGATTATACTATATCTGTTAAAAAATGAGAGTCAACCGTCGGAAGgaaaataaaaaggaaagtaCATGTTCAAAATCCCATCGTGACGCCAACTACTAGCAGTAGTAATTTATACAACTCTTTTGCAAAACCAAAGATGCTATTTTCTCGGCAACACCGTGTGGTTGCAGCTTCAATTCTGACTTCTGAGCAACAACTTGAAAATTTAAAATTGGATGTTAGCTGTTCAATAGTGCTGATATATAATGTATTGTCTAGTCTTTTTCATCAGATCGGTTTTTTGGTTGCATTGACTATAGCATGCACTTGTACATGGTATCAAAGTCAAGATGTCTTGCATCATATCAGTCTTTTGGTTGCACTGGatagagcatgcacttctacatgGTATCGAAGCCAAGAGGTCTTCCATCAGATCGGTATTTTGGTTGCATtggctagagcatgcacttctacatgGTATCGAAGCCAAAAAGTCTTCTAACAGATCAGTATTTTAATCGCATtggctagagcatgcacttctaaaaaacaaaagaaaaatggGAGCTCACATGCAATCCTTCGTGACACCAGCAACTAGTCCCCTCCAAAAGCCATCAAATTCACCTTTTCTTggccaaaaagatcagatctatgtAAAAGTTCATCGGAAGTACATGGCATCTCAAACATAATAAGAAATATATTGAGATCCTGGGACCACCGAATGACCACTACAGCCGTCAGAACAAGCCGCCGACGCGCCGATGTCGTCGCTTTTACTGGAGTCGGTTTGACCTTGTCGATGACAGTCGAGAAGTCTTTGTGCACATGCCCTTAAGGACCGTCGACCTGAAGGCACATTCGTAATCATTGAACCCTTGCATAGATCTGAAACACCTGACACCAAATCTCGTCACATGACGAGAAACCCTAACCTCACCGCCCCAAGAAGATGGTGGGAATCTATGCTGAAACTCCGTCTACTACGTCCAGACGGACGCACTCAAGGATGATCGGAGCCTGGAAGACAAACTCAAAGAAGAGGCGCCGCCATCCGCCCGAGTGTCGCACCTGCGAGGACTAAAAACCCTAACCTAAACTACTAACCGGAGATTCCCTTGCCCTCGTCGCTCAATGGAGTCGCACGCCAATGCACCCAATTATCAATAGTAAAATAAATAGGAGAACATCTATTTCTCAGCAACAACTTGTGGTTGTAGTTTCAATTCTAAGCAAACTTGCAATTATCCTTCACTCAAAAAATAAAACAATAAAAAACTTGCAATTATCCATTGAATAGTGGAAGTTAGTGTTgttcaaaaaaatagaaaaaagagtCATCGTGGAATCCTACATGACACCAAGAAGGAAACAATTGTCCCCTCCAAATTGTAAGGCCACCCAAACTCCCTTGACCTTGCGCCGGCAACACCTCAAACAACAAAGCAAAAGAACGGAGGAGAGGGAAATGCCAACTGCAACTCGTGGGCCTGCAGCTCGACCCACTCATATGTGTCGTCTACCCCAGTGGCTTGCAAGCCTGAACTGGGCCCGTTAATCGGGTGTAACGGCCGGCGTCTGCTTATAATCTGAGAGGTGTGCTTTGTGTAGACTTGTCTAGGAAGAAAGGAAGGCTTCGACCTGCATTTGAATTACTGTACCCATCGTAATCGTGACTTGTTGCTAGGGTGGATGGAAGGAAATTCAGTGAGAAACACCCTTTCTAAGGAGATGGAGAGCCAAATCCTTATATTTGGCATCAACATCCATTTCGTCCTGAAGCTTCCCCAACATCCACATCAGATGGGGTATAAGGATTAGTGTCACAACAAGTTATGAATGAGCTCTCACCGGAGGCATGCGAGGTTTATTAGCTACTGAAGACTGACTTCAATGGCTCCTTGGATCGACGCTTCAAGGATCAACCCGATAAGATGCTCATGGTCATCCACAGGATGCTCAACGAACATCATCACTGTGCTCATCAATGACGTGCGTGAGGAGTTAGGCGGCTACATCGCTCGGATCCGCACAAATTTGGGCAAGGTGAACGTGCCAACTCCTAAGGTCTGACCGGTTGATACACCCATGTAATGTCGGTGGATAAGGCTGCTCCGCTTAAGCTTTTTTCCGGTAGGTGAGAGCAGCCAGTCGACGACCAAGGCACCGATAGAGAACACCGGGGGAAGGCAGATAACGTTTATGTCCCTCCTCCTATCAGGGGTATGTGCTAGTCCAACCTTTCTTCACCCTCTATGTTACGGGACACTGTTCGTTCTAAGTTTGCTCACTCGGGTGGTACTGGATTTGTGTCGAATTGCCATGGTTCGATGGATCTAACCTGCAATTATGGCAAACACGATGTGAGAATCAATTCCGGTTATGGAGTACACCGCATAATATGTGGATTTCACTGGCGTCAACACAATTCAAAGGAGTAATAGTGAGATGGATAGAATCAGTTCAGAGGAAAGTTCCCAAGGGAACATGGGATGAGTTATGTGGTTTCTTGCAAGGCTAGTTCGGCAGAAATCAACATCAACAGTTGATCTGTAGTTTATTCTATATTGCTCAGACTTCTGTAGTGGAAGATTCTGTGGGCAGATTCTCGATATTGAATGATCAATTGACTGCTTCTGAAGAAGCCCCTGATTCTTCGCACTATGTCACATGTTTCATGGACGGATTGGCTTTGCTTATGAGTTGACTCTATCATCTCAAGAATTGCGTGCAATGCAAACTCCACAACATTGAGTGCAAGGCTGAAAGCACATTTGTTCCCTTGGTAGTTTTGGTAATTCATGTCGAAATACAtgttgttggactaacattttcATGTCCAAATACATGAGTTGACTCTATCATCTCAAGAAGTGGACCCCCTCAAGCTACAAAGGGCAAAAGCTTCAAGACCCTACATTTTTGGTTAAGGGATCAAAGATCACATTGAATCCATAGGAAAGGCAATACTATTCAAAGGGCATGAGTTTTGATCATGAGTCATTTGCTCAAGTGCTTGAAGATATTGCTCCCAAACCCTCAACAACTTCCCCACATTCCAAACTGTCCAAAACCCTAAGTCAAACTCGGTCGCACCAAACCACTCACATCTGGAACCACCAAGATACTCAAGATAGTGTCATAAGCCAAACCCTAGAAACTCAATACAACTTAGATGAAATTTGGTCCTACCGAAGTGCAGTGACCAAGTTTCTGTACCCAGTCAAAGTCATTTCGGAATCACCAAGATGAACCGATCGCATCATGTACCGGTCTCACCGAGTGGATTCATCCGGTCCCATCGAAAAGCCTAATGTTCGAATCTTTTACACTGTTTGGTCTGACCGATATTTCTTTTTTTGTGTCACCGAGTTGTGCTTAAAGTTTGTAATTTTAGTTTTTTGGTgaaggctatatatacccccACCACCACTTACTCTTAGTGAGAGCAACCAGagcgaaactacacttcctatatccattttctgagagagaaccacctacactggTGTTGAGATCAAGGCATTCCAATCCAaccatttgaaccttgatttctagcctccccaagttgctttccactccaATCCTTCTTCTACCCCAAGCTAAATATGTGAGAGAGTGATTGAGTGattgagtgttgaggagactgtcttttgaagcacaagagcaatgaattcatcatcatcaacaacatctattaccttttggagagtagattggttaggtgtcacttgggagcctccaaacttgtggatttgaaccaaggagtttgtaaggacaaggagatcgcctactttgtgaactACCCAGAGTGAGGCTAGTCCTTCGTGGGCGTAAACCATGATGAAATAGACAACGTTGCttcttcgtgggtggagccctccgtggactcgtgcaaccttTACCCTATGTGGGTTGAAAtatccatcaacgtggatgtatgacaGCGCCACCTATgagaaccatgccaaaaatcacTGTGTCTTCATTGCGTTTAGTCTGCCTATCTCTACGTCCTTTACTTTTATCGCACTTGCATGTTATACTATTTCCGATGCCCTATCTCTTGATAtgcatgttggg
Coding sequences within it:
- the LOC125519010 gene encoding dual specificity protein phosphatase PHS1 isoform X2, producing MEQGAARQDEARKEREAPPPVPFPRVVSLFFGGDISTTAQSFEKWVSLVRLRSGTFRPSGFPRRNSRIEVMPSGSFSLFGSADLREEVVKAEAASREKNPTLDQPPEISLWERLGNASALDIESSGFSWNMLSSLHHTEHSSSSEHSEDEMTKALEMTVNSGGVVFFALFSAGNNGLPKEEAAVIKFAASKMATQAELLGYEFARLLGVQTPQARIVHNSSLEWQGIKHAAEKAREIAVSNNDEIGEMTCSELLEALELSRCLLLMSYFHGSPLLESPKAFSSRQAACITSSSLGRVLMLDLILRNEDRLPCRQLGWRGNPANLMISDRSSLPSMDRFEESKGTLENSNPLFSNIFQKEKQFHSANGRLDSPEVDLMSGKADALRSVQENAESASGTFHIVAIDTGVPRRPPAGRRVKDHERYPKVVELILNNSDHSANILYEISGGKLGIPGPDEAITSTDSCCSLSDEDNAAAIHEFRVAFRAALRDLEGFHLFLLQLYQKLDGVLRVFSSIITKSSEESDHNDIAISDFPSPGASYSTPCPPNKHVNSDPHSDSGTQKNATKTSSAGSRGSSDSPMSRDSWSGKHLKGSADAPRSRMTMRLRDFYKTPKVDVDPELLKEIEQWNEAFKTDVIRFCQENNFHSGFFDGTENNMAADAYELKVRLEHIIERTSLVSDAANTERPSLVVNNLFIGGALAARSKYTLQHLGITHILCLCSNEIGQSDTQFPDLFQYKNFSISDDDDANISDLFEEASDFIDQVDRVGGKVLIHCFEGKSRSATVVLAYLMLRKGFTLAKAWNLLKKVHRRAQPNDGFAKALLALDKKLHGKASMDWQQKRPEMKVCPICGKNVGLSTSSLKLHLQKAHRRLSQGSVDSAMTMEIQKSIESLRISRGGSLSPSQKLAKAFADELTF
- the LOC125519010 gene encoding dual specificity protein phosphatase PHS1 isoform X1, with translation MEQGAARQDEARKEREAPPPVPFPRENLERDLKLPSRVVSLFFGGDISTTAQSFEKWVSLVRLRSGTFRPSGFPRRNSRIEVMPSGSFSLFGSADLREEVVKAEAASREKNPTLDQPPEISLWERLGNASALDIESSGFSWNMLSSLHHTEHSSSSEHSEDEMTKALEMTVNSGGVVFFALFSAGNNGLPKEEAAVIKFAASKMATQAELLGYEFARLLGVQTPQARIVHNSSLEWQGIKHAAEKAREIAVSNNDEIGEMTCSELLEALELSRCLLLMSYFHGSPLLESPKAFSSRQAACITSSSLGRVLMLDLILRNEDRLPCRQLGWRGNPANLMISDRSSLPSMDRFEESKGTLENSNPLFSNIFQKEKQFHSANGRLDSPEVDLMSGKADALRSVQENAESASGTFHIVAIDTGVPRRPPAGRRVKDHERYPKVVELILNNSDHSANILYEISGGKLGIPGPDEAITSTDSCCSLSDEDNAAAIHEFRVAFRAALRDLEGFHLFLLQLYQKLDGVLRVFSSIITKSSEESDHNDIAISDFPSPGASYSTPCPPNKHVNSDPHSDSGTQKNATKTSSAGSRGSSDSPMSRDSWSGKHLKGSADAPRSRMTMRLRDFYKTPKVDVDPELLKEIEQWNEAFKTDVIRFCQENNFHSGFFDGTENNMAADAYELKVRLEHIIERTSLVSDAANTERPSLVVNNLFIGGALAARSKYTLQHLGITHILCLCSNEIGQSDTQFPDLFQYKNFSISDDDDANISDLFEEASDFIDQVDRVGGKVLIHCFEGKSRSATVVLAYLMLRKGFTLAKAWNLLKKVHRRAQPNDGFAKALLALDKKLHGKASMDWQQKRPEMKVCPICGKNVGLSTSSLKLHLQKAHRRLSQGSVDSAMTMEIQKSIESLRISRGGSLSPSQKLAKAFADELTF
- the LOC125519024 gene encoding dirigent protein 21-like, which produces MAQPLPFLAPLVTLLFLAAATTTATAAADGVPAAAGNGGMTHLHFYFHEIYTAGPNGTTAAVASPPAGASGSAFGFGYVGVVDDMLREGADPASRLIGRAQGLTAGASLSEVAITTLLNFVFTDGPYNGSTLAMFGRAVLGSVMERPIVGGTGAFRMARGYTHSRMVESADPGNLLVLEYDAYVFH